A region of Maniola jurtina chromosome 7, ilManJurt1.1, whole genome shotgun sequence DNA encodes the following proteins:
- the LOC123867077 gene encoding kinesin-like protein KIF18A isoform X2, with product MVKMDKGTALIPSKSGSTQKMAANITVVVRVRPMNDRELGQNNRTVIEVIDENQLVFDPKEDLPPFFYQGVQQPSKNYLKRANKEMKFAFDSVCGPNASNQDVFESATKDMLAALMEGYNCSVFVYGATGAGKTFTMIGSKEHPGITYLTMDHLFHTINGFQMDREFDIAVSYIEVYNENVFDLLNKSSTPLQLRDYHQYGVTVAGLSIHKIETAKELLDMLEFGNRNRTQHPTDANAESSRSHAVFQVYVTMRCKTSSQCRNVKLSMIDLAGSERASATGCVGERFKEGANINRSLLALGNCINKLADGSSYIPYRDSKLTRLLKDSLGGNCKTVMIANVSPSSLCYEDTYNTLKYAARANKIQLSIKKNIVDGNMNSSQCLKMNKELQRRLEEVEKKYKEVQKKMELQAKLAVSTNIVAVDIKAKKALWSQRINEVELIHGALESKLLSLMSQQRVVALRHFLRTRAFKHVADLAHRSSCDALEQICTEDIPRQERASETYTQKQLSWNLKIMDVWKKWTETGKKLQNLLNDGIADCPDLNVYVEIINLRSKNRISDARNDLKETLFSMMKNEITVFTECMGDAFNMLKKVYLTLKGYGHAPPTLTMEYLEIINKVKSAKGISWSDDVKIDPHFKFILTLDLENPIAPIDFSQDQDVKNSTIDVITDSDDLADIENQEPCTKKRKGTPIKLQNNETIIINDSFEALDTQNINSAKKFKMERAGMENLNDFGELNPADLNSTFVLAGKMDVLRKLPVKAVSNEVQPMKRGLTDRTNTIQRTISFNNDNKARIVKPVLPVKRVGTATPQPRGPAFGSSVPRDGTNFRTVGFKAVRGRERPQAHPYSRPGAYTRK from the exons ATGGTGAAAATGGATAAGGGCACAGCCCTTATACCTTCGAAAAGTGGTTCTACGCAGAAAATGGCAGCGAACATCACAGTAGTTGTAAGAGTTAGACCCATGAACGATAGAGAACTAGGCCAGAACAATCGCACGGTGATCGAAGTTATTGACGAGAATCAGCTAGTATTCGATCCCAAAGAAGATTTGCCGCCGTTTTTCTACCAAGGCGTCCAACAACCTAGCAAGAATTACCTTAAACGCGCCAACAAAGAGATGAAATTCGCATTTGACAGTGTATGTGGGCCAAACGCTTCAAATCAAGATGTTTTTGAGAGTGCCACCAAAGATATGCTGGCAGCTTTGATGGAAGGGTACAACTGCTCTGTGTTTGTGTATGGGGCGACTGGCGCAGGCAAGACCTTCACCATGATTGGCAGCAAAGAGCATCCTGGTATCACATACTTGACAATGGACCACTTATTTCACACCATAAATGGATTTCAAATGGACCGAGAATTTGACATCGCTGTATCCTATATAGAA GTATACAATGAAAATGTGTTtgacttattaaataaatcctCCACCCCTCTTCAATTGAGGGACTACCACCAGTATGGAGTGACAGTGGCGGGACTCTCCATACATAAGATTGAAACAGCCAAGGAGCTGCTGGATATGCTGGAGTTTGGCAACCGTAACCGGACCCAGCACCCCACTGATGCCAATGCTGAGAGCTCTCGCAGCCATGCTGTCTTTCAG GTGTATGTAACAATGCGCTGCAAGACTAGCAGCCAGTGTCGCAATGTAAAGCTATCCATGATTGACCTGGCTGGTAGCGAGCGTGCCTCTGCCACTGGCTGTGTGGGTGAGCGATTCAAGGAGGGCGCCAACATCAACCGAAGCCTGCTGGCACTCGGCAACTGCATCAACAAGCTGGCCGACGGCAGCAGCTACATACCCTACAG GGACTCTAAACTGACGCGCCTCCTCAAAGACAGCCTCGGAGGCAACTGCAAGACAGTTATGATAGCCAACGTGTCGCCATCCTCACTCTGCTATGAAGACACCTACAACACTCTGAAGTATGCCGCGAGAGCCAACAAGATCCAACTCAGCATCAAGAAGAATATAGTCGATG GTAACATGAACTCCAGTCAATGTTTGAAGATGAATAAAGAGCTGCAGAGGCGGCTTGAGGAAGTAGAGAAGAAGTACAAAGAAGTACAAAAAAAGATGGAGTTACAAGCCAAACTGGCCGTGTCCACCAACATTGTGGCTGTTGACATCAAGG CGAAAAAAGCATTATGGAGTCAGCGCATCAACGAGGTGGAGCTTATTCACGGTGCGCTGGAGAGCAAGTTGCTTTCTCTGATGAGTCAGCAGCGCGTGGTCGCACTGAGGCACTTCCTGCGCACGCGCGCCTTTAAGCACGTCGCTGATCTTGCGCACCGGTCGTCTTGCGACGCGCTGGAACAA ATATGTACCGAAGACATCCCGCGTCAAGAGCGCGCCTCAGAGACTTACACACAAAAACAATTGAGCTGGAATTTGAAAATTATGGACGTGTGGAAAAAATGGACAGAGACTGGCAAAAAACTGCAAAACTTACTCAACGACGGCATAGCCGACTGCCCTGACTTGAACGTATACGTCGAGATTATCAATCTGCGAAGCAAGAACAGAATAAGCGATGCTCGAAATGATCTAAAAGAAACACTTTTCTCAATGATGAAGAACGAAATAAcagttttcacagaatgtatggGTGATGCGTTCAATATGCTGAAAAAAGTGTATCTAACTTTGAAAGGTTATGGGCACGCCCCACCCACGTTGACTATGGAATACCTCGAAATTATAAACAAGGTTAAATCAGCGAAAGGCATAAGCTGGTCGGATGATGTAAAAATCGACCCGCATTTCAAATTCATATTGACTTTGGATCTAGAAAATCCGATAGCCCCCATCGACTTCAGCCAAGATCAAGATGTCAAAAATAGTACAATTGATGTTATAACGGATAGCGACGACTTGGCTGACATTGAAAATCAGGAACCTTGTACCAAAAAGCGTAAAGGTACACCGATTAAACTCCAAAATAATGAAACTATCATCATAAATGATTCATTCGAAGCTTTGGATACCCAAAATATTAACTCTGCGAAAAAGTTTAAGATGGAGAGAGCAGGTATGGAGAATTTGAACGATTTTGGTGAGCTCAACCCAGCAGATTTGAATTCGACTTTTGTGCTTGCGGGAAAGATGGATGTATTGAGAAAGTTGCCCGTCAAAGCAGTATCAAACGAGGTACAGCCTATGAAGAGGGGTCTGACAGATCGCACCAACACTATCCAGAGGACTATTAGCTTCAACAATGACAATAAAG CTCGTATCGTGAAGCCGGTGCTGCCAGTGAAGCGCGTGGGCACCGCGACGCCGCAGCCGCGCGGCCCGGCTTTCGGCTCCAGCGTGCCACGCGACGGCACCAACTTCCGCACGG TGGGTTTTAAAGCAGTTCGCGGGCGCGAGCGGCCGCAGGCGCATCCCTACTCGCGCCCCGGAGCCTACACCAGGAAGTGA
- the LOC123867077 gene encoding kinesin-like protein KIF18A isoform X1, producing the protein MVKMDKGTALIPSKSGSTQKMAANITVVVRVRPMNDRELGQNNRTVIEVIDENQLVFDPKEDLPPFFYQGVQQPSKNYLKRANKEMKFAFDSVCGPNASNQDVFESATKDMLAALMEGYNCSVFVYGATGAGKTFTMIGSKEHPGITYLTMDHLFHTINGFQMDREFDIAVSYIEVYNENVFDLLNKSSTPLQLRDYHQYGVTVAGLSIHKIETAKELLDMLEFGNRNRTQHPTDANAESSRSHAVFQVYVTMRCKTSSQCRNVKLSMIDLAGSERASATGCVGERFKEGANINRSLLALGNCINKLADGSSYIPYRDSKLTRLLKDSLGGNCKTVMIANVSPSSLCYEDTYNTLKYAARANKIQLSIKKNIVDGNMNSSQCLKMNKELQRRLEEVEKKYKEVQKKMELQAKLAVSTNIVAVDIKAKKALWSQRINEVELIHGALESKLLSLMSQQRVVALRHFLRTRAFKHVADLAHRSSCDALEQICTEDIPRQERASETYTQKQLSWNLKIMDVWKKWTETGKKLQNLLNDGIADCPDLNVYVEIINLRSKNRISDARNDLKETLFSMMKNEITVFTECMGDAFNMLKKVYLTLKGYGHAPPTLTMEYLEIINKVKSAKGISWSDDVKIDPHFKFILTLDLENPIAPIDFSQDQDVKNSTIDVITDSDDLADIENQEPCTKKRKGTPIKLQNNETIIINDSFEALDTQNINSAKKFKMERAGMENLNDFGELNPADLNSTFVLAGKMDVLRKLPVKAVSNEVQPMKRGLTDRTNTIQRTISFNNDNKARIVKPVLPVKRVGTATPQPRGPAFGSSVPRDGTNFRTDMSRKVPVTQRSVGFKAVRGRERPQAHPYSRPGAYTRK; encoded by the exons ATGGTGAAAATGGATAAGGGCACAGCCCTTATACCTTCGAAAAGTGGTTCTACGCAGAAAATGGCAGCGAACATCACAGTAGTTGTAAGAGTTAGACCCATGAACGATAGAGAACTAGGCCAGAACAATCGCACGGTGATCGAAGTTATTGACGAGAATCAGCTAGTATTCGATCCCAAAGAAGATTTGCCGCCGTTTTTCTACCAAGGCGTCCAACAACCTAGCAAGAATTACCTTAAACGCGCCAACAAAGAGATGAAATTCGCATTTGACAGTGTATGTGGGCCAAACGCTTCAAATCAAGATGTTTTTGAGAGTGCCACCAAAGATATGCTGGCAGCTTTGATGGAAGGGTACAACTGCTCTGTGTTTGTGTATGGGGCGACTGGCGCAGGCAAGACCTTCACCATGATTGGCAGCAAAGAGCATCCTGGTATCACATACTTGACAATGGACCACTTATTTCACACCATAAATGGATTTCAAATGGACCGAGAATTTGACATCGCTGTATCCTATATAGAA GTATACAATGAAAATGTGTTtgacttattaaataaatcctCCACCCCTCTTCAATTGAGGGACTACCACCAGTATGGAGTGACAGTGGCGGGACTCTCCATACATAAGATTGAAACAGCCAAGGAGCTGCTGGATATGCTGGAGTTTGGCAACCGTAACCGGACCCAGCACCCCACTGATGCCAATGCTGAGAGCTCTCGCAGCCATGCTGTCTTTCAG GTGTATGTAACAATGCGCTGCAAGACTAGCAGCCAGTGTCGCAATGTAAAGCTATCCATGATTGACCTGGCTGGTAGCGAGCGTGCCTCTGCCACTGGCTGTGTGGGTGAGCGATTCAAGGAGGGCGCCAACATCAACCGAAGCCTGCTGGCACTCGGCAACTGCATCAACAAGCTGGCCGACGGCAGCAGCTACATACCCTACAG GGACTCTAAACTGACGCGCCTCCTCAAAGACAGCCTCGGAGGCAACTGCAAGACAGTTATGATAGCCAACGTGTCGCCATCCTCACTCTGCTATGAAGACACCTACAACACTCTGAAGTATGCCGCGAGAGCCAACAAGATCCAACTCAGCATCAAGAAGAATATAGTCGATG GTAACATGAACTCCAGTCAATGTTTGAAGATGAATAAAGAGCTGCAGAGGCGGCTTGAGGAAGTAGAGAAGAAGTACAAAGAAGTACAAAAAAAGATGGAGTTACAAGCCAAACTGGCCGTGTCCACCAACATTGTGGCTGTTGACATCAAGG CGAAAAAAGCATTATGGAGTCAGCGCATCAACGAGGTGGAGCTTATTCACGGTGCGCTGGAGAGCAAGTTGCTTTCTCTGATGAGTCAGCAGCGCGTGGTCGCACTGAGGCACTTCCTGCGCACGCGCGCCTTTAAGCACGTCGCTGATCTTGCGCACCGGTCGTCTTGCGACGCGCTGGAACAA ATATGTACCGAAGACATCCCGCGTCAAGAGCGCGCCTCAGAGACTTACACACAAAAACAATTGAGCTGGAATTTGAAAATTATGGACGTGTGGAAAAAATGGACAGAGACTGGCAAAAAACTGCAAAACTTACTCAACGACGGCATAGCCGACTGCCCTGACTTGAACGTATACGTCGAGATTATCAATCTGCGAAGCAAGAACAGAATAAGCGATGCTCGAAATGATCTAAAAGAAACACTTTTCTCAATGATGAAGAACGAAATAAcagttttcacagaatgtatggGTGATGCGTTCAATATGCTGAAAAAAGTGTATCTAACTTTGAAAGGTTATGGGCACGCCCCACCCACGTTGACTATGGAATACCTCGAAATTATAAACAAGGTTAAATCAGCGAAAGGCATAAGCTGGTCGGATGATGTAAAAATCGACCCGCATTTCAAATTCATATTGACTTTGGATCTAGAAAATCCGATAGCCCCCATCGACTTCAGCCAAGATCAAGATGTCAAAAATAGTACAATTGATGTTATAACGGATAGCGACGACTTGGCTGACATTGAAAATCAGGAACCTTGTACCAAAAAGCGTAAAGGTACACCGATTAAACTCCAAAATAATGAAACTATCATCATAAATGATTCATTCGAAGCTTTGGATACCCAAAATATTAACTCTGCGAAAAAGTTTAAGATGGAGAGAGCAGGTATGGAGAATTTGAACGATTTTGGTGAGCTCAACCCAGCAGATTTGAATTCGACTTTTGTGCTTGCGGGAAAGATGGATGTATTGAGAAAGTTGCCCGTCAAAGCAGTATCAAACGAGGTACAGCCTATGAAGAGGGGTCTGACAGATCGCACCAACACTATCCAGAGGACTATTAGCTTCAACAATGACAATAAAG CTCGTATCGTGAAGCCGGTGCTGCCAGTGAAGCGCGTGGGCACCGCGACGCCGCAGCCGCGCGGCCCGGCTTTCGGCTCCAGCGTGCCACGCGACGGCACCAACTTCCGCACGG ATATGTCAAGAAAAGTTCCTGTCACTCAAAGATCAGTGGGTTTTAAAGCAGTTCGCGGGCGCGAGCGGCCGCAGGCGCATCCCTACTCGCGCCCCGGAGCCTACACCAGGAAGTGA
- the LOC123867077 gene encoding kinesin-like protein KIF18A isoform X3 gives MVKMDKGTALIPSKSGSTQKMAANITVVVRVRPMNDRELGQNNRTVIEVIDENQLVFDPKEDLPPFFYQGVQQPSKNYLKRANKEMKFAFDSVCGPNASNQDVFESATKDMLAALMEGYNCSVFVYGATGAGKTFTMIGSKEHPGITYLTMDHLFHTINGFQMDREFDIAVSYIEVYNENVFDLLNKSSTPLQLRDYHQYGVTVAGLSIHKIETAKELLDMLEFGNRNRTQHPTDANAESSRSHAVFQVYVTMRCKTSSQCRNVKLSMIDLAGSERASATGCVGERFKEGANINRSLLALGNCINKLADGSSYIPYRDSKLTRLLKDSLGGNCKTVMIANVSPSSLCYEDTYNTLKYAARANKIQLSIKKNIVDGNMNSSQCLKMNKELQRRLEEVEKKYKEVQKKMELQAKLAVSTNIVAVDIKAKKALWSQRINEVELIHGALESKLLSLMSQQRVVALRHFLRTRAFKHVADLAHRSSCDALEQICTEDIPRQERASETYTQKQLSWNLKIMDVWKKWTETGKKLQNLLNDGIADCPDLNVYVEIINLRSKNRISDARNDLKETLFSMMKNEITVFTECMGDAFNMLKKVYLTLKGYGHAPPTLTMEYLEIINKVKSAKGISWSDDVKIDPHFKFILTLDLENPIAPIDFSQDQDVKNSTIDVITDSDDLADIENQEPCTKKRKGTPIKLQNNETIIINDSFEALDTQNINSAKKFKMERAGMENLNDFGELNPADLNSTFVLAGKMDVLRKLPVKAVSNEVQPMKRGLTDRTNTIQRTISFNNDNKARIVKPVLPVKRVGTATPQPRGPAFGSSVPRDGTNFRTAVRGRERPQAHPYSRPGAYTRK, from the exons ATGGTGAAAATGGATAAGGGCACAGCCCTTATACCTTCGAAAAGTGGTTCTACGCAGAAAATGGCAGCGAACATCACAGTAGTTGTAAGAGTTAGACCCATGAACGATAGAGAACTAGGCCAGAACAATCGCACGGTGATCGAAGTTATTGACGAGAATCAGCTAGTATTCGATCCCAAAGAAGATTTGCCGCCGTTTTTCTACCAAGGCGTCCAACAACCTAGCAAGAATTACCTTAAACGCGCCAACAAAGAGATGAAATTCGCATTTGACAGTGTATGTGGGCCAAACGCTTCAAATCAAGATGTTTTTGAGAGTGCCACCAAAGATATGCTGGCAGCTTTGATGGAAGGGTACAACTGCTCTGTGTTTGTGTATGGGGCGACTGGCGCAGGCAAGACCTTCACCATGATTGGCAGCAAAGAGCATCCTGGTATCACATACTTGACAATGGACCACTTATTTCACACCATAAATGGATTTCAAATGGACCGAGAATTTGACATCGCTGTATCCTATATAGAA GTATACAATGAAAATGTGTTtgacttattaaataaatcctCCACCCCTCTTCAATTGAGGGACTACCACCAGTATGGAGTGACAGTGGCGGGACTCTCCATACATAAGATTGAAACAGCCAAGGAGCTGCTGGATATGCTGGAGTTTGGCAACCGTAACCGGACCCAGCACCCCACTGATGCCAATGCTGAGAGCTCTCGCAGCCATGCTGTCTTTCAG GTGTATGTAACAATGCGCTGCAAGACTAGCAGCCAGTGTCGCAATGTAAAGCTATCCATGATTGACCTGGCTGGTAGCGAGCGTGCCTCTGCCACTGGCTGTGTGGGTGAGCGATTCAAGGAGGGCGCCAACATCAACCGAAGCCTGCTGGCACTCGGCAACTGCATCAACAAGCTGGCCGACGGCAGCAGCTACATACCCTACAG GGACTCTAAACTGACGCGCCTCCTCAAAGACAGCCTCGGAGGCAACTGCAAGACAGTTATGATAGCCAACGTGTCGCCATCCTCACTCTGCTATGAAGACACCTACAACACTCTGAAGTATGCCGCGAGAGCCAACAAGATCCAACTCAGCATCAAGAAGAATATAGTCGATG GTAACATGAACTCCAGTCAATGTTTGAAGATGAATAAAGAGCTGCAGAGGCGGCTTGAGGAAGTAGAGAAGAAGTACAAAGAAGTACAAAAAAAGATGGAGTTACAAGCCAAACTGGCCGTGTCCACCAACATTGTGGCTGTTGACATCAAGG CGAAAAAAGCATTATGGAGTCAGCGCATCAACGAGGTGGAGCTTATTCACGGTGCGCTGGAGAGCAAGTTGCTTTCTCTGATGAGTCAGCAGCGCGTGGTCGCACTGAGGCACTTCCTGCGCACGCGCGCCTTTAAGCACGTCGCTGATCTTGCGCACCGGTCGTCTTGCGACGCGCTGGAACAA ATATGTACCGAAGACATCCCGCGTCAAGAGCGCGCCTCAGAGACTTACACACAAAAACAATTGAGCTGGAATTTGAAAATTATGGACGTGTGGAAAAAATGGACAGAGACTGGCAAAAAACTGCAAAACTTACTCAACGACGGCATAGCCGACTGCCCTGACTTGAACGTATACGTCGAGATTATCAATCTGCGAAGCAAGAACAGAATAAGCGATGCTCGAAATGATCTAAAAGAAACACTTTTCTCAATGATGAAGAACGAAATAAcagttttcacagaatgtatggGTGATGCGTTCAATATGCTGAAAAAAGTGTATCTAACTTTGAAAGGTTATGGGCACGCCCCACCCACGTTGACTATGGAATACCTCGAAATTATAAACAAGGTTAAATCAGCGAAAGGCATAAGCTGGTCGGATGATGTAAAAATCGACCCGCATTTCAAATTCATATTGACTTTGGATCTAGAAAATCCGATAGCCCCCATCGACTTCAGCCAAGATCAAGATGTCAAAAATAGTACAATTGATGTTATAACGGATAGCGACGACTTGGCTGACATTGAAAATCAGGAACCTTGTACCAAAAAGCGTAAAGGTACACCGATTAAACTCCAAAATAATGAAACTATCATCATAAATGATTCATTCGAAGCTTTGGATACCCAAAATATTAACTCTGCGAAAAAGTTTAAGATGGAGAGAGCAGGTATGGAGAATTTGAACGATTTTGGTGAGCTCAACCCAGCAGATTTGAATTCGACTTTTGTGCTTGCGGGAAAGATGGATGTATTGAGAAAGTTGCCCGTCAAAGCAGTATCAAACGAGGTACAGCCTATGAAGAGGGGTCTGACAGATCGCACCAACACTATCCAGAGGACTATTAGCTTCAACAATGACAATAAAG CTCGTATCGTGAAGCCGGTGCTGCCAGTGAAGCGCGTGGGCACCGCGACGCCGCAGCCGCGCGGCCCGGCTTTCGGCTCCAGCGTGCCACGCGACGGCACCAACTTCCGCACGG CAGTTCGCGGGCGCGAGCGGCCGCAGGCGCATCCCTACTCGCGCCCCGGAGCCTACACCAGGAAGTGA
- the LOC123867077 gene encoding kinesin-like protein KIF18A isoform X4, protein MVKMDKGTALIPSKSGSTQKMAANITVVVRVRPMNDRELGQNNRTVIEVIDENQLVFDPKEDLPPFFYQGVQQPSKNYLKRANKEMKFAFDSVCGPNASNQDVFESATKDMLAALMEGYNCSVFVYGATGAGKTFTMIGSKEHPGITYLTMDHLFHTINGFQMDREFDIAVSYIEVYNENVFDLLNKSSTPLQLRDYHQYGVTVAGLSIHKIETAKELLDMLEFGNRNRTQHPTDANAESSRSHAVFQVYVTMRCKTSSQCRNVKLSMIDLAGSERASATGCVGERFKEGANINRSLLALGNCINKLADGSSYIPYRDSKLTRLLKDSLGGNCKTVMIANVSPSSLCYEDTYNTLKYAARANKIQLSIKKNIVDGNMNSSQCLKMNKELQRRLEEVEKKYKEVQKKMELQAKLAVSTNIVAVDIKAKKALWSQRINEVELIHGALESKLLSLMSQQRVVALRHFLRTRAFKHVADLAHRSSCDALEQICTEDIPRQERASETYTQKQLSWNLKIMDVWKKWTETGKKLQNLLNDGIADCPDLNVYVEIINLRSKNRISDARNDLKETLFSMMKNEITVFTECMGDAFNMLKKVYLTLKGYGHAPPTLTMEYLEIINKVKSAKGISWSDDVKIDPHFKFILTLDLENPIAPIDFSQDQDVKNSTIDVITDSDDLADIENQEPCTKKRKGTPIKLQNNETIIINDSFEALDTQNINSAKKFKMERAGMENLNDFGELNPADLNSTFVLAGKMDVLRKLPVKAVSNEVQPMKRGLTDRTNTIQRTISFNNDNKARIVKPVLPVKRVGTATPQPRGPAFGSSVPRDGTNFRTVRGRERPQAHPYSRPGAYTRK, encoded by the exons ATGGTGAAAATGGATAAGGGCACAGCCCTTATACCTTCGAAAAGTGGTTCTACGCAGAAAATGGCAGCGAACATCACAGTAGTTGTAAGAGTTAGACCCATGAACGATAGAGAACTAGGCCAGAACAATCGCACGGTGATCGAAGTTATTGACGAGAATCAGCTAGTATTCGATCCCAAAGAAGATTTGCCGCCGTTTTTCTACCAAGGCGTCCAACAACCTAGCAAGAATTACCTTAAACGCGCCAACAAAGAGATGAAATTCGCATTTGACAGTGTATGTGGGCCAAACGCTTCAAATCAAGATGTTTTTGAGAGTGCCACCAAAGATATGCTGGCAGCTTTGATGGAAGGGTACAACTGCTCTGTGTTTGTGTATGGGGCGACTGGCGCAGGCAAGACCTTCACCATGATTGGCAGCAAAGAGCATCCTGGTATCACATACTTGACAATGGACCACTTATTTCACACCATAAATGGATTTCAAATGGACCGAGAATTTGACATCGCTGTATCCTATATAGAA GTATACAATGAAAATGTGTTtgacttattaaataaatcctCCACCCCTCTTCAATTGAGGGACTACCACCAGTATGGAGTGACAGTGGCGGGACTCTCCATACATAAGATTGAAACAGCCAAGGAGCTGCTGGATATGCTGGAGTTTGGCAACCGTAACCGGACCCAGCACCCCACTGATGCCAATGCTGAGAGCTCTCGCAGCCATGCTGTCTTTCAG GTGTATGTAACAATGCGCTGCAAGACTAGCAGCCAGTGTCGCAATGTAAAGCTATCCATGATTGACCTGGCTGGTAGCGAGCGTGCCTCTGCCACTGGCTGTGTGGGTGAGCGATTCAAGGAGGGCGCCAACATCAACCGAAGCCTGCTGGCACTCGGCAACTGCATCAACAAGCTGGCCGACGGCAGCAGCTACATACCCTACAG GGACTCTAAACTGACGCGCCTCCTCAAAGACAGCCTCGGAGGCAACTGCAAGACAGTTATGATAGCCAACGTGTCGCCATCCTCACTCTGCTATGAAGACACCTACAACACTCTGAAGTATGCCGCGAGAGCCAACAAGATCCAACTCAGCATCAAGAAGAATATAGTCGATG GTAACATGAACTCCAGTCAATGTTTGAAGATGAATAAAGAGCTGCAGAGGCGGCTTGAGGAAGTAGAGAAGAAGTACAAAGAAGTACAAAAAAAGATGGAGTTACAAGCCAAACTGGCCGTGTCCACCAACATTGTGGCTGTTGACATCAAGG CGAAAAAAGCATTATGGAGTCAGCGCATCAACGAGGTGGAGCTTATTCACGGTGCGCTGGAGAGCAAGTTGCTTTCTCTGATGAGTCAGCAGCGCGTGGTCGCACTGAGGCACTTCCTGCGCACGCGCGCCTTTAAGCACGTCGCTGATCTTGCGCACCGGTCGTCTTGCGACGCGCTGGAACAA ATATGTACCGAAGACATCCCGCGTCAAGAGCGCGCCTCAGAGACTTACACACAAAAACAATTGAGCTGGAATTTGAAAATTATGGACGTGTGGAAAAAATGGACAGAGACTGGCAAAAAACTGCAAAACTTACTCAACGACGGCATAGCCGACTGCCCTGACTTGAACGTATACGTCGAGATTATCAATCTGCGAAGCAAGAACAGAATAAGCGATGCTCGAAATGATCTAAAAGAAACACTTTTCTCAATGATGAAGAACGAAATAAcagttttcacagaatgtatggGTGATGCGTTCAATATGCTGAAAAAAGTGTATCTAACTTTGAAAGGTTATGGGCACGCCCCACCCACGTTGACTATGGAATACCTCGAAATTATAAACAAGGTTAAATCAGCGAAAGGCATAAGCTGGTCGGATGATGTAAAAATCGACCCGCATTTCAAATTCATATTGACTTTGGATCTAGAAAATCCGATAGCCCCCATCGACTTCAGCCAAGATCAAGATGTCAAAAATAGTACAATTGATGTTATAACGGATAGCGACGACTTGGCTGACATTGAAAATCAGGAACCTTGTACCAAAAAGCGTAAAGGTACACCGATTAAACTCCAAAATAATGAAACTATCATCATAAATGATTCATTCGAAGCTTTGGATACCCAAAATATTAACTCTGCGAAAAAGTTTAAGATGGAGAGAGCAGGTATGGAGAATTTGAACGATTTTGGTGAGCTCAACCCAGCAGATTTGAATTCGACTTTTGTGCTTGCGGGAAAGATGGATGTATTGAGAAAGTTGCCCGTCAAAGCAGTATCAAACGAGGTACAGCCTATGAAGAGGGGTCTGACAGATCGCACCAACACTATCCAGAGGACTATTAGCTTCAACAATGACAATAAAG CTCGTATCGTGAAGCCGGTGCTGCCAGTGAAGCGCGTGGGCACCGCGACGCCGCAGCCGCGCGGCCCGGCTTTCGGCTCCAGCGTGCCACGCGACGGCACCAACTTCCGCACGG TTCGCGGGCGCGAGCGGCCGCAGGCGCATCCCTACTCGCGCCCCGGAGCCTACACCAGGAAGTGA